From a region of the Falsibacillus albus genome:
- a CDS encoding MBL fold metallo-hydrolase produces MLTAMTAKEAAKKVLSKEDLFILDVRNEDAYKDWKIEGENVKSINVPYFDLLDGVDGILDQLPKENVLVVCAKEGSSMFVAGELVEAGIKNVSYLEGGMKAWSEYLEPVKVGDLSNGGALYQFVRIGKGCLSYLIESDGKAMIIDSARTIDAYLDFAKENKLSIIHAADTHLHADHISGGRKIAEAAGAQYWLPPKDAEEVTFDYNKLVEGTELQIGQTTVQVQPLYSPGHTIGSTSFIIDDQYLLTGDILFVESIGRPDLAGKAEDWVSDLRNTLYSRYKELSDDLMVLPAHFGTMSEIGENGLVAARLGDLFAKNAGLNVEDEAEFRKLVTENLPPQPNAYLEIRQTNMGKIQPNEEEQREMEIGPNRCAVHG; encoded by the coding sequence ATGTTAACTGCAATGACAGCGAAAGAAGCAGCAAAGAAAGTTCTTTCAAAAGAAGACTTATTTATTTTGGATGTACGCAACGAAGATGCCTATAAAGATTGGAAGATCGAAGGGGAGAATGTTAAATCCATCAATGTCCCTTACTTTGATTTATTGGATGGCGTAGATGGAATCCTTGATCAGCTTCCTAAAGAAAATGTATTGGTCGTTTGTGCAAAAGAAGGCTCATCCATGTTTGTCGCAGGTGAACTAGTGGAGGCAGGAATTAAGAATGTTTCCTATCTTGAAGGCGGTATGAAAGCCTGGAGCGAATATCTTGAGCCGGTAAAAGTAGGAGATCTATCCAACGGCGGAGCACTTTATCAATTTGTCCGCATCGGCAAAGGATGCCTTTCTTATTTAATTGAATCTGACGGCAAGGCGATGATCATTGATAGTGCCCGTACAATCGATGCTTATCTTGATTTTGCAAAGGAAAACAAGTTGTCGATTATCCATGCAGCAGATACGCATTTACATGCAGACCATATCTCTGGCGGCCGTAAAATTGCCGAAGCAGCGGGTGCCCAATACTGGCTGCCTCCTAAGGATGCAGAAGAAGTGACGTTTGATTACAACAAACTAGTCGAAGGTACAGAGCTTCAAATCGGTCAGACAACTGTTCAAGTTCAGCCATTATATTCACCTGGACATACGATTGGCTCAACGTCCTTTATCATTGATGATCAATATTTGCTCACAGGTGATATCTTATTCGTCGAATCAATCGGACGTCCAGACTTGGCGGGTAAAGCGGAAGATTGGGTAAGCGATTTGCGTAATACACTTTACAGCCGCTACAAGGAATTGTCTGATGATTTAATGGTGCTCCCTGCCCATTTCGGAACGATGAGTGAAATCGGAGAAAATGGACTAGTGGCAGCTAGACTGGGCGATTTATTTGCAAAAAATGCAGGATTGAACGTAGAGGATGAGGCGGAATTCCGCAAGCTTGTGACCGAAAATCTGCCGCCCCAGCCGAATGCATATCTAGAAATCCGTCAAACGAATATGGGTAAAATACAACCAAACGAAGAAGAACAAAGAGAAATGGAAATCGGACCTAACCGCTGCGCAGTGCACGGGTAA
- a CDS encoding sulfurtransferase TusA family protein, producing the protein MIKTDLTLDAKGLACPMPIVKTRKSMNEIEAGQVLEVLATDKGSKADMAAWAESSGHQYLGTIEEGELLKHYIRKASNSEEAVEKKFEMTIDNEELANKLNDDAIIVDVREPAEYSFGHIPGAVSIPLGEIEARAEELDDSKEIFVVCRTGSRSDFACQKLQSKGFKKIYNVVPGMSKWDGPLENQ; encoded by the coding sequence ATGATTAAAACAGACTTGACTCTAGATGCAAAAGGCTTGGCATGCCCGATGCCTATCGTGAAAACCCGGAAATCCATGAATGAAATTGAAGCTGGCCAGGTGCTCGAAGTCCTTGCAACCGATAAAGGATCTAAAGCAGATATGGCCGCTTGGGCTGAGAGCTCCGGCCATCAATATTTAGGAACAATCGAAGAAGGCGAATTGTTAAAGCACTATATCCGTAAAGCCAGCAATAGCGAAGAAGCGGTAGAGAAAAAATTTGAAATGACTATCGATAATGAAGAACTGGCCAATAAATTGAACGACGATGCCATCATTGTAGATGTAAGGGAACCCGCAGAATATTCATTCGGACATATACCGGGAGCTGTATCCATTCCATTGGGTGAAATCGAGGCAAGAGCAGAAGAATTGGATGATTCAAAAGAAATCTTTGTTGTCTGCCGTACTGGCAGCCGCAGTGATTTTGCCTGCCAAAAGCTCCAAAGCAAAGGCTTTAAGAAAATCTATAATGTGGTGCCTGGAATGTCCAAGTGGGATGGACCTCTGGAGAATCAATAA
- a CDS encoding rhodanese-like domain-containing protein yields the protein MNWIQYVIIAIILIYFIRTIMPAKGIQHIDAATLKTQLKDRKKQFVDVRTPGEYNTRHIKEFRNIPLHELGGKASELKKDEEIVVICQSGMRSQKAAKLLKKKGFEKVTNVRGGMSAWR from the coding sequence ATGAATTGGATTCAGTATGTAATAATCGCGATCATCCTTATTTATTTCATTCGAACAATCATGCCAGCTAAAGGCATTCAACATATAGATGCTGCGACATTGAAAACTCAGCTGAAAGACAGGAAAAAGCAATTTGTAGATGTACGCACTCCGGGTGAATATAACACTCGTCATATAAAAGAATTTCGCAACATTCCTCTTCATGAACTCGGCGGCAAAGCTTCTGAACTTAAAAAAGATGAAGAGATTGTAGTCATTTGCCAAAGCGGCATGCGCAGTCAAAAAGCAGCGAAGCTATTGAAGAAAAAAGGCTTTGAAAAAGTGACGAATGTACGTGGTGGAATGAGTGCTTGGAGATAA
- a CDS encoding metal-sensitive transcriptional regulator, whose amino-acid sequence MEYSKEVKNRLKRVEGQLKGVLRMMDEQKDCSNVVTQLSAVKGALERTIGVIVSENLEQCVRNNIEKGEETETLVKEAVQLLVKSR is encoded by the coding sequence ATGGAATATTCAAAAGAAGTCAAAAATCGTCTTAAGCGTGTGGAAGGCCAACTGAAAGGTGTGCTTCGCATGATGGACGAACAGAAGGATTGCAGTAATGTAGTGACACAGCTCAGCGCTGTCAAAGGTGCGCTTGAACGAACAATTGGAGTCATTGTCAGCGAGAATTTGGAGCAATGCGTTCGAAACAACATCGAAAAAGGTGAAGAAACAGAAACATTGGTAAAAGAAGCAGTTCAATTATTAGTAAAAAGCCGATAA
- a CDS encoding glutaredoxin family protein, giving the protein MNHDVTVYTTTTCPYCVMVKNFLKEKNVPFQEVNVQRDAAAARKLVETTGQMGVPQTEINGKWVIGFDPNAIMNLLSK; this is encoded by the coding sequence ATGAATCATGATGTGACCGTATATACGACCACAACGTGTCCTTATTGTGTAATGGTGAAAAATTTTCTTAAAGAGAAAAATGTACCGTTCCAAGAGGTGAATGTACAAAGGGATGCAGCCGCCGCGAGAAAGCTGGTCGAGACGACCGGTCAAATGGGTGTGCCGCAAACTGAAATCAACGGAAAGTGGGTTATTGGATTCGATCCAAATGCCATCATGAACCTTCTCTCTAAATAA
- a CDS encoding DsrE/DsrF/DrsH-like family protein produces the protein MKVAIISANGSLFDAYKVFNIATAAAATDAEVGIFFTFEGLNQIHKEGLKNLPLPEGKEHFQEGFKQANVPSVEELVGMAQEMGVKLIACQMTMDVMGLEKEQFVDGIEVGGAASFLNFAKDADMTLTF, from the coding sequence ATGAAAGTAGCTATTATATCAGCAAACGGAAGTTTATTTGATGCATATAAAGTATTCAATATTGCAACAGCGGCAGCTGCAACAGATGCAGAAGTCGGCATTTTCTTCACATTTGAAGGTTTGAACCAAATCCACAAAGAAGGATTGAAAAACCTTCCGTTGCCAGAAGGTAAAGAGCATTTCCAAGAAGGCTTTAAACAAGCAAACGTTCCATCTGTTGAAGAATTAGTTGGAATGGCTCAAGAAATGGGCGTTAAGTTGATCGCTTGCCAAATGACAATGGACGTAATGGGTCTTGAAAAAGAGCAATTCGTCGATGGCATTGAAGTTGGAGGAGCAGCATCCTTCTTGAACTTCGCGAAAGATGCAGATATGACATTAACATTCTAA
- a CDS encoding MBL fold metallo-hydrolase, with translation MFLRSFFDADLAQYSYMIGCQKTGEAIVIDPARDITPYIKTAKKEGFHLAAAAETHIHADFVSGARELAEKHDVTLYLSDEGDESWKYQYLTGLSYELVKEGSIINVGNVELEVLHTPGHTPESISFLLTDKGGGSEVPMGIFTGDFVFVGDVGRPDLLEKAAGVKGTSEKGAKDMFHSLKKFKELPDYCMVWPGHGAGSACGKSLGAVPQSTVGYEKINNWALKINDEAEFAKALLSDQPEAPSYFAMMKKVNKEGPALLSEDEVPFLEGEKELKKAVEEGESSVLIDTRPAKDYAEGHIKGSINIPYNKIFTNWAGWIVGYDQDIILITDEIDQVVKSLHSIGFDRIKGYTGTDVLQECKGNLETYSTESVNELMREYDDSSNYVIDVRNDQEWKDGHIPGAHHFMLGHLKEHVKEIPENKKLIVHCQSGARSAIATSLLQANGFKQIVNMDGGIAAWKKADGPVEKE, from the coding sequence ATGTTTTTAAGAAGTTTTTTTGATGCAGATTTAGCTCAGTACTCTTATATGATCGGCTGCCAGAAAACAGGTGAGGCGATTGTAATCGATCCTGCAAGGGACATCACGCCATATATCAAGACGGCAAAAAAAGAAGGGTTCCATCTTGCAGCAGCTGCGGAGACACATATTCATGCCGACTTTGTGTCCGGAGCACGAGAGCTTGCCGAGAAGCATGATGTCACGCTTTATCTTTCCGATGAAGGTGATGAATCATGGAAGTATCAGTATTTAACCGGACTTTCTTATGAATTGGTGAAGGAAGGTTCCATCATTAATGTAGGAAACGTAGAATTAGAGGTCTTGCATACCCCGGGACATACCCCCGAGAGCATTTCGTTCTTGCTTACAGATAAAGGCGGGGGCTCTGAAGTTCCAATGGGTATTTTCACAGGCGACTTTGTCTTTGTTGGAGATGTCGGCCGTCCCGACCTGTTGGAGAAAGCAGCGGGTGTGAAAGGAACATCAGAAAAAGGGGCCAAGGATATGTTCCATTCGTTGAAAAAATTCAAGGAACTGCCTGACTATTGTATGGTTTGGCCGGGACATGGAGCTGGAAGCGCCTGCGGAAAATCACTTGGAGCTGTCCCACAATCGACTGTCGGCTATGAAAAGATCAATAACTGGGCATTGAAAATCAATGATGAAGCGGAATTTGCGAAGGCATTGTTGAGCGATCAGCCAGAAGCACCATCTTACTTTGCAATGATGAAAAAAGTGAACAAGGAAGGACCAGCATTATTATCGGAAGACGAGGTTCCATTTCTTGAAGGTGAAAAAGAGCTGAAAAAAGCTGTTGAAGAAGGCGAAAGTTCTGTATTGATCGATACGAGACCTGCCAAGGATTATGCTGAAGGGCATATTAAAGGTTCCATCAATATTCCATACAATAAAATCTTTACAAATTGGGCAGGGTGGATTGTTGGTTATGATCAAGACATCATCCTGATAACGGATGAAATCGATCAGGTCGTAAAATCTCTTCATTCAATCGGCTTCGATCGAATCAAGGGATATACAGGAACAGATGTCCTTCAAGAGTGTAAGGGAAATCTTGAAACCTATTCTACAGAATCCGTTAATGAACTTATGAGGGAGTACGATGATTCTTCCAACTATGTTATTGATGTCCGTAATGACCAAGAATGGAAAGACGGACATATTCCGGGAGCCCATCACTTTATGTTGGGTCACTTGAAAGAGCATGTGAAAGAAATTCCGGAAAATAAAAAATTGATCGTCCACTGTCAATCCGGAGCTCGTTCGGCCATCGCAACAAGCCTGCTTCAAGCAAACGGCTTTAAACAGATCGTCAATATGGACGGCGGGATTGCGGCTTGGAAGAAAGCAGATGGTCCGGTAGAAAAAGAATGA
- a CDS encoding CsbA family protein, producing the protein MFDKVISAIFLPGLLVILFSRVTYNRIIGLILTVALIAASAYKGYTHTFPLIVIDAASLTLGFYYAEKILKKDV; encoded by the coding sequence ATGTTCGATAAAGTTATATCCGCGATCTTTCTGCCTGGGCTGCTTGTCATATTATTCTCGAGGGTCACTTATAACCGCATCATCGGGTTGATTTTGACCGTTGCCCTGATTGCAGCTTCTGCTTATAAAGGATATACACACACGTTTCCCCTTATTGTCATCGATGCAGCATCCCTCACACTCGGTTTTTATTATGCAGAAAAAATATTAAAAAAAGACGTCTGA
- a CDS encoding HD domain-containing protein, which translates to MGVHNYFKSLSDLEKLIRCPGKFKYHEHTVASHSFKVTKIAQFLGTIEEKNGQEVNWKTLYEKALNHDYAELFTGDIKTPVKYASKELRELFSQVEEEMSKKFIEKEFPEDIQGAYFARFKEGKDDTLEGKILSVADKIDLLYESFGEIQKGNPEPLFWEIYQEALSTILKFKELASVQYFLNDILPDMQNERFIDQSELNEITDKMISSAINEIK; encoded by the coding sequence ATGGGTGTTCATAACTATTTTAAAAGTTTATCCGACTTGGAAAAACTGATCCGCTGTCCAGGGAAGTTTAAATATCACGAGCATACCGTGGCAAGCCATTCTTTTAAGGTCACGAAAATTGCTCAATTCCTGGGGACGATAGAAGAGAAAAATGGACAGGAAGTGAACTGGAAAACGTTATATGAGAAAGCTCTGAATCATGACTACGCAGAACTGTTTACGGGCGATATCAAAACGCCTGTCAAATATGCTTCAAAAGAGCTGCGGGAATTATTCAGCCAAGTTGAAGAGGAGATGTCGAAGAAATTCATTGAAAAAGAATTTCCCGAAGATATCCAAGGGGCCTATTTTGCCCGTTTCAAGGAGGGAAAGGATGATACCCTGGAAGGTAAGATATTATCGGTCGCTGATAAAATCGATTTGCTTTACGAATCCTTCGGTGAAATTCAAAAAGGAAATCCAGAGCCGCTTTTTTGGGAGATCTATCAGGAAGCCCTCAGTACCATCTTAAAATTCAAAGAGCTTGCCAGTGTCCAATATTTCTTGAACGACATCCTTCCAGATATGCAAAACGAGCGTTTTATCGATCAAAGTGAATTAAACGAAATTACCGATAAGATGATTTCTTCTGCAATAAATGAAATTAAATGA
- a CDS encoding heavy metal translocating P-type ATPase, protein MAEYKLQGLSCANCARELEEEINKLEHGDDAKILFNSSKLVLNDRIDRQRVDKILASDGAKIIDESLEEEPEGQHEHTHEKADRLKLMLALSVLLFAGAIFIDYQWNHLAAVFFFLFATVLSGHKTFVKGFKNLFKLKFNIDTLMTVALVGAFAIGDWREGTFVAILFGLNEYLEGLGMEKARRSMEALLKVAPKEATLYENGIERTVAIDSLKKGDLVIVKAGEKIPSDGVIAEGISSVNEAAITGESMPVEKFDGENVFGGSINNEGVLKVRILKPYKDSSLSKILHLVEEAQETKTPTEQFINRFAKYYTPIVMLISIFVMVFPPLFMSGNWGEWFYQGLAVLIVGCPCALILSSPIAIVSGITRNARNGILVKGGVFLEKLGKIDTIAFDKTGTLTKGAPFVEKVKVYDEELFFKIAGSVEKSSSHPIAQAVMEKLSENEWVYFKPERIQTVAGQGVIAHINGKEYRVGNEKSLMIDVPADIQIAINELKNEGFTLVIVSDEDHILGMFGLRDSLRDESREIISSLNDSGIQTVMLTGDHQLMAEKVAGQIGLTDYYGGLMPEEKVEKVKELTMNGRVAMIGDGINDAPALAMADLGIAMGKGTDSAIETADIVLMQDHLGKLPAAIKISKRVNRVIRWNIGMALGLKLIALLLTIPGLLTLWIAILSDMGATILVTLISLTVMIERKKY, encoded by the coding sequence ATGGCCGAATACAAGCTGCAAGGCCTGTCATGTGCCAATTGTGCAAGGGAGCTTGAGGAGGAAATCAATAAACTGGAGCATGGGGATGATGCAAAAATATTATTCAACTCCAGCAAGCTCGTGTTGAATGACCGAATCGATCGGCAGCGTGTGGATAAAATCCTTGCATCTGATGGTGCAAAGATTATCGATGAGTCTCTGGAAGAAGAGCCAGAGGGGCAACATGAGCATACCCATGAAAAAGCAGATCGCCTAAAATTGATGCTTGCCCTGTCTGTGCTGTTGTTTGCCGGAGCGATTTTTATCGATTACCAATGGAATCACCTGGCGGCCGTTTTCTTCTTTTTATTTGCCACTGTACTGAGTGGGCATAAAACGTTCGTGAAAGGATTTAAAAATCTTTTCAAGTTGAAATTCAATATTGATACGTTGATGACCGTTGCCCTCGTCGGTGCATTTGCAATCGGTGATTGGAGAGAGGGAACGTTCGTCGCCATCCTGTTCGGGCTGAATGAATATTTGGAGGGGCTTGGGATGGAAAAGGCGCGCCGTTCCATGGAGGCTCTTCTAAAGGTGGCGCCCAAGGAAGCCACCCTTTATGAAAATGGCATTGAGAGAACGGTTGCCATTGATTCGTTAAAAAAAGGAGACTTGGTCATCGTCAAGGCCGGGGAGAAAATCCCTTCCGATGGGGTCATTGCAGAAGGTATCAGCTCTGTCAATGAAGCGGCCATCACCGGTGAGTCAATGCCGGTCGAAAAATTCGACGGTGAAAACGTTTTTGGAGGAAGCATTAATAATGAAGGTGTCCTGAAGGTGAGAATTCTAAAGCCATATAAGGACTCTTCATTGTCCAAAATTCTTCATTTGGTGGAAGAGGCGCAGGAAACGAAGACCCCGACCGAACAGTTCATCAATCGGTTTGCGAAATACTACACGCCAATCGTGATGCTGATTTCAATCTTTGTCATGGTTTTTCCACCATTATTCATGAGCGGCAATTGGGGAGAATGGTTCTACCAAGGGCTGGCGGTATTGATCGTCGGTTGTCCGTGCGCCCTGATTTTATCTTCGCCGATTGCCATCGTGTCGGGGATTACACGCAATGCGCGCAATGGCATCCTCGTAAAAGGCGGTGTCTTTCTTGAAAAGCTCGGTAAAATAGATACCATCGCGTTTGATAAAACTGGGACATTGACAAAGGGGGCGCCCTTCGTTGAAAAAGTGAAGGTCTATGATGAAGAGTTGTTTTTCAAAATTGCAGGCTCAGTCGAAAAAAGCTCTTCGCATCCGATTGCACAGGCAGTCATGGAAAAGTTGAGTGAAAATGAATGGGTATATTTCAAGCCTGAGCGAATCCAGACTGTAGCGGGTCAGGGTGTCATTGCCCATATTAATGGGAAGGAATACCGAGTGGGTAATGAAAAGAGCCTGATGATCGATGTTCCTGCAGACATTCAAATCGCAATCAATGAATTGAAAAACGAGGGATTCACGCTCGTTATTGTTTCAGATGAGGACCATATTTTGGGCATGTTTGGGTTGCGGGATTCATTAAGGGATGAAAGCAGGGAGATCATTTCAAGTTTGAATGATTCCGGAATCCAGACGGTGATGCTGACCGGTGACCATCAGCTCATGGCAGAAAAAGTGGCCGGGCAAATCGGTTTGACGGATTATTATGGCGGTTTGATGCCGGAAGAAAAAGTGGAAAAGGTGAAAGAACTCACCATGAATGGACGTGTAGCCATGATTGGTGACGGCATTAATGATGCACCTGCATTGGCCATGGCAGATCTCGGGATCGCCATGGGGAAAGGGACGGATAGTGCGATCGAAACTGCGGATATCGTTCTCATGCAGGACCATTTGGGCAAGCTGCCGGCAGCGATCAAAATTTCCAAACGAGTGAATCGTGTCATTCGGTGGAATATCGGGATGGCGCTGGGATTGAAGCTCATTGCCTTGCTCTTGACCATCCCCGGGCTGTTGACACTTTGGATTGCCATCCTATCTGATATGGGGGCAACCATTCTGGTAACCTTGATCAGTTTGACCGTTATGATTGAAAGAAAAAAGTATTAG